Sequence from the Janthinobacterium lividum genome:
GTGATTTTCGGTGTTTGCTGCAACTGCATTGCTGCTTGTGTCGTGTGCTGCGTGTTCATGCCCTGCCGCCTCCAGATGGTTGTCGGTGCTGGCGCGCCGGCAAGTCCACTCCGCAGCCCGGCGCCGCGCCAGCCATAAAATTATCCGCCCGCCATCGCCATCTGGATAATGAAACATCATGGCCATTCATATCAAAATATTTGCTGTGAAATGATTTGAATCAATTTTTCCATGGAAATATTTTTTGCACGAAACGCTCTGAAGCATGAAAAAAGCCGCCTGTACGGCGGCTGTTCGCGGCAGCTTAGCCCACGATCAAAAGTCGTGATTCGGCGGATACTTGCTGTAAAAATCGTTATCCCATTTGAAATTGGTAAACGCCACCGTCATCGATATGTCGAGCGCTTCGACGAAATGCCAGCAGCCGACGGGCAGAAACAGGATCTCGCCCGGCGCCAGCACGCATTCGCGCACTTGCACGTCCGCCATCAGCGGATAGCGCTGCAGGTCGATATCGCGCCCGTCGACGGGCGTAAAACAGTGGCGCTGGTTGTACACCCGCGCCACCTCGCAGGCGGCCATGATGCGCAGCCGCTTGCGCCCTTGCACCTGCGCCATGAAGTTGTTCGTCAGGTCGTGGTGGAATGGCGTCACCGTGCCGGCCGGGCCAAACCATAAAAAACCCGTGAGGCCGCCACTCTGCTCCAGGTATTCGGGCAGCTGGCCGATATCATCCCACAGCTCGCGCAGCGCCTGCCGGTTCTGCGAATTGTTATTCGCCGTCATGTAGAAATCGTTGGTCGCGCCGCTGCCCTCGACCAGGCTGGCGTACTCGCCAAACGCCATCTTGCGCTTGTGCGCCACGCTGTTCATTTCGTACTGCGCATCCGCCTCGCGGCCGAACTGCACTTCCACTTCGCGCTGCGCGTAATGCTCGCGGAAATAGGCCGGGCTCCACTTGGCCATGGCGGGCCAGTCGTCCATCATGCCCGTGATGATCACCGGCTGGTTGGTGGAATAGAACTCCGTCAGGAACTCGTGCGCCGTCAGTTTCTCGCGGCGGGGAATCTCGGGTGGACGCAACTGGTTCAGCTTGCGCTGGATGTCGATCACCCAGTCGCGCTTGGCCAGCCGGTTCGACAGGCGCACGGCGCCGGCCAGGTAGGGACTCTGCAGCGCCAGCTCCACTTCGCGGCGCGCCAGGGGCTCCGTAATGCCTGCCTTTTGCAGCACCGGCATCAGCGCCGACGGGTGGCTGCCCAGCATGAGGTTTTCCGCGATCCAGCTGCGCCATTCGCGGCTCAGCTCCTGTTCCGGCTGCTGTTCTTTCTGCTTGACTCCGAATGTCGATACCGCCGCCATCGCCCGTCTCCTGTTTTTTATGTGAACAAGCGGCCGGGCAGCGTATGCCGCCCGGCCGCCTCCTACTCTAGCGCAGTATTACCGCACCTTCCACACCTCGGTTGCCAGCACGCCATTCGCGTCGCCATCGAGTTCCCACGAGAACGCGCCGCGCAAGCCCTGGTCCTTCACATATTTCACCTTGGTGCCGATGACGGTCGGGTCATCATAGCTCCACCACTGGCCGCCCGCCCCCGTGTACAGGTACAGCTGCTTGGTCACGGGATGGTAATAGCGCGTGCCAGCCTTGGCCACGAGGATTTTATAGTCCTCGATACCCGACTCGTAGGTGCCCGGCGCCGTGCCCGTGGCCGCCTGGTACAGGCCATCGCCATTCGGCCCCGGCGCCACGCCCGTCCAGCCGCGGCCATAGAACGGTATGCCCAGCAGCAGCTTGTCGCGCGGCACGCCGGCGGCAATCATGTACTGCACCGCCTTGTCACCCACGTATTCGCGTGCCATGCCCGTCGACGGATCGGCAGGATCGGCAAACAGCTGGGCGTTGAAGTTGGTGCTGTTTTCCCAGCCGCCGTGGAAGTCGTAGGTCATCAGGTTGATCCAATCCATGTACTGCGAGTACAGGGCCGGTTCCGTGTTGTCGATCTTGTCCTTGCCGGCACCGACAGCGGCCGTCAACAGGTAGCGCTTGCCGTTGGCTGCACCGAGCGCATCGAGCTGGCTGCGGAATTCCGCCATCAGCAAGGTGAAGTTGCGCTTGTCGTTGGGGCTGACCGTGTTGTACGGCTGGCCGCCGCCGACCGGATATTCCCAGTCGATGTCGATGCCGTCAAAGATGTTGGCCGCCGCGCCCACGCCACCGCGACCGCCCTGCACCGGCAGGTTGCCCTTGATGTAGATATCGATGCAGGAACGCACCATCTGCTTGCGCAGCGCATCCGTGGCCGAACCGACGGAGAAGTTCTTCGACCAGCTCCAGCCGCCCAGCGAGATGAACAATTTCAGGTTCGGGTGCGCCGCCTTGAGTTTTCTCAGCTGCAGGAAGTTGCCCGACAACGGTGCATCCCAAGGAATCGCCTGGCCATCGACGGTGCGCTTCGGCGTGCGGATGTAGTCGGCCTCGGCATCGCCGCCCGTGCCCGCGTCCGGCGAATTCGGATTCGTCGCACCCGGCTCCGTCTTGGTGATCATGGCGCATTCATAGCCGCCGTTTTTCGGATAGATGTTGCCGAAGGCATAGTTGATGAAGGTCAGCTTGTCGGCCACGCCGCTCGTGTGCACGTTCGCCACTTCATAGTCGCGGCCATACACGCCCCACTGCGCAAAATAGGAGCCGACTTCGCGGCCCGTTGGCGTTGGCGTTGGTGTGGGAGTAGGTGTTGGAGTCGGCGTCGGCGTCGGCGTCGGCGTCGGCGTCGGCGTCGGTGTCGGTGTTGGAGTCGGGGTTGGCGTCGGCGTTGGAGTAGGTGTCGGCGTGGTACTGCAGATCTCCAGGCTGGTCCACGGCTTGCCCGTGCCGGCGGCGCCGCTG
This genomic interval carries:
- a CDS encoding glycosyl hydrolase family 18 protein, which produces MMVCLASGGVLAACGGGGGDAGAPAGSQLLAASTVVACVPWQEGGTYNAGTVVTYLGANYTALVTQTDHVGSGWNPVSTPSLWSAGGTCDGGTTPTPTPTPTPTPTPTPTPTPVPTPTPTPTPTPTPTGGTCALAWVAGTAYSAGATVSYAGTNYRANYWTQGDNPSTSSGAAGTGKPWTSLEICSTTPTPTPTPTPTPTPTPTPTPTPTPTPTPTPTPTPTPTPTPTPTGREVGSYFAQWGVYGRDYEVANVHTSGVADKLTFINYAFGNIYPKNGGYECAMITKTEPGATNPNSPDAGTGGDAEADYIRTPKRTVDGQAIPWDAPLSGNFLQLRKLKAAHPNLKLFISLGGWSWSKNFSVGSATDALRKQMVRSCIDIYIKGNLPVQGGRGGVGAAANIFDGIDIDWEYPVGGGQPYNTVSPNDKRNFTLLMAEFRSQLDALGAANGKRYLLTAAVGAGKDKIDNTEPALYSQYMDWINLMTYDFHGGWENSTNFNAQLFADPADPSTGMAREYVGDKAVQYMIAAGVPRDKLLLGIPFYGRGWTGVAPGPNGDGLYQAATGTAPGTYESGIEDYKILVAKAGTRYYHPVTKQLYLYTGAGGQWWSYDDPTVIGTKVKYVKDQGLRGAFSWELDGDANGVLATEVWKVR
- a CDS encoding cupin-like domain-containing protein; amino-acid sequence: MAAVSTFGVKQKEQQPEQELSREWRSWIAENLMLGSHPSALMPVLQKAGITEPLARREVELALQSPYLAGAVRLSNRLAKRDWVIDIQRKLNQLRPPEIPRREKLTAHEFLTEFYSTNQPVIITGMMDDWPAMAKWSPAYFREHYAQREVEVQFGREADAQYEMNSVAHKRKMAFGEYASLVEGSGATNDFYMTANNNSQNRQALRELWDDIGQLPEYLEQSGGLTGFLWFGPAGTVTPFHHDLTNNFMAQVQGRKRLRIMAACEVARVYNQRHCFTPVDGRDIDLQRYPLMADVQVRECVLAPGEILFLPVGCWHFVEALDISMTVAFTNFKWDNDFYSKYPPNHDF